One Aedes albopictus strain Foshan unplaced genomic scaffold, AalbF5 HiC_scaffold_396, whole genome shotgun sequence genomic window, atcatagttgattcgtatggtTTTCGGAGTTGCAGCATCCTCAGTGTAGGTAATTAAATAAGAATTTCTCATCGAATTGTAAGAGAAAATCAAGCGGAATCGTACGAGACTGAAATCCCAGAAACATTGTTGGATGAAAACAGAACCCTTTGGGGAAACCACAAagtagttctggaggaattccatccaaagtaacatttttattagtcttgtagagatttTGGGACCCGTTATAAAACCTactaccttttattttggtttgagGATTGTTTTAAGCAAGAGGCTTAAAGAACCTCTTCCAGTCtacttcaataaaaaaaatgttacttgggatgagatTACATACAGAGTAAAATCCCATGAGATGTCATAAAGGTATCTCAGAAGAAACCCCcgtaggaatccgtgaaggaatctccatgaaaaaatccgtgaaagaatcaaGGCACCGACATTCAATAGACAAGCATTGTTTCTAGAATTCATACTCACATCACTTGTAAGATCCTCGTAGTAGAACACGGTGAAGCCCAGCTGCTGGAACAGCGACACCAAATTATCCTTGTCTGCTTCGGCGCCGTTTCGCGTAGGGTGCGTCTCGTTGATGTAGGTAATAACGTTCACGATGAAAACTACTCCCCGATTGCGTTTTCTCATCTCGTACGCCTCCAAAATtcgatgattttgacgtcgtacAGCCAGCTCAACCTGATACTGGCTTCGCACTGGCTCTCGAAACTCTTGCAGTAGCCGCTTTTCGCCGCCCGTTTCGCCAGTTTCGTCAACCGTATCGTTATTATTCTTGGTGTCATCCTCCTCGGCAAGTGATTGGGATCCGATCGACAGATTGCCCAATCTTTGGCGCACGATTTCAGCACTGTTGACATAATTGATGTAATCTCCGGCACTAACAGAGCGCACACGATTCGGACGATATAAAGATTTGTATTCGGGATTTCTTTGATAGAGTGATGAACCGCCTCCGTTCTTGAGCAATTCGTATGCAATCGGGAAGTTGTGTTGGCATATGTCCAGCAAGGTCAGGAACGCCATCGGTCCCCGCTTGGTAATCTTTTCGAAAAGCTTCTTATGCTGCGTAGCCTCGTCCCGGTAGCGATCCTGTAAAATCATGGTAACATTGCGTAATAACCATAGGCTTCCTCCCTAGAAGGCGATGATGACTCAGAACCAGAAGTTCTTTGTTCGCACCATCACCTGCTGACTGAGTCAACAGGTTTCGTCCTATGAACCACACCTTCGCTTACCTCGATAATCGCTTTCATCACTTCGGACAGCATTCGTCGGCGAACGCATTCCTCCATCAGGACCCGATAGTTGGTATGCTGGATCAGTTGACCCATGTTTAGTTGGATCTGCTGACGATCGCGCTGATCCATTTTTCCCCAATATTCTCTGCTGTCTGCGTCGTGTGTATAGTGGAATGATGGAGTTTGAGCACCACCAACAAAATGTTGGAATGTTTACAACCTGCTAGTCGTTTCCGATTGAAAATTTTATTGCACTTTGAATACTGACACTGTGATTAGCTTGGTGCGCATAATTTACG contains:
- the LOC134284643 gene encoding caspase Dronc-like (The sequence of the model RefSeq protein was modified relative to this genomic sequence to represent the inferred CDS: added 591 bases not found in genome assembly), producing the protein MDQRDRQQIQLNMGQLIQHTNYRVLMEECVRRRMLSEVMKAIIEDRYRDEATQHKKLFEKITKRGPMAFLTLLDICQHNFPIAYELLKNGGGSSLYQRNPEYKSLYRPNRVRSVSAGDYINYVNSAEIVRQRLGNLSIGSQSLAEEDDTKNNNDTVDETGETGGEKRLLQEFREPVRSQYQVELAVRRQNHRILEAYEMRKRNRGVVFIVNVITYINETHPTRNGAEADKDNLVSLFQQLGFTVFYYEDLTSDEFNNLVKELKQSSYLSTECFAFYILAHGNHTKGRDKIYLNDNSVLYVEDILSLFNNANCPKLIRRPKLFFFSICRGDTPDYGTLRLAEHTERDGMINMKKDPPNNMPTYADMLICFSTVPGYAAHRDRQYGSWFVESMCKVWSKHAHDTDVEQLMKLVGKDSSTYRTEQNNALQTLGSEQRGFFNVLYLNPGYYED